The window GCGCTGGCCACGTCCTCGATGGTGATGCCTCGTCCCACCGGCGCTCTCTTCCGCTTGTTCTGCTTGTGCGACCGCAGGGCCTTGTGGCCGTTGCAGATGTGACAATGATGACAATGTGAGCGATCACGCAAGCAAATTCTTGTGCGGCCTCGCCCGTTCATCTCCGGCACAGGGCGGCGCTGCCACAGGGCGCCCGGCCCCTTGCGTGCAACATCGCAGTGGAAGTTTGAGGGCGGGGTTACTATAGGACGCTCATGCCGACGCCGATCTACGAGTTTGCGCAGATACCGCGGGTCGATCCCGCCGATCCGGTGCGCAGTCGCAAGGAGCGGCCGCGTGCGGGCGGCGAGGCGCCGGTGGTCGGCGTGATCTACAACCCGCGCAGCCACCGCAATCTGGGCGCCGATTTCGACTGCGGCCTGTCGCCCCATGTCCACATCGCCCAGCCCGGTGCGCGCGCGCAATTGCCTGCCGCGCTGGCGGAATTTGCCGCGCGCGGGATCGATCTGCTGGTCATCAACGGCGGCGACGGGACAGTGCGCGATGTGCTGACCTGCGGGCGTCCGATCTTCGGCGATGACTGGCCCGCGATCGCGGTGCTGCCCAAGGGCAAGACCAACGCGCTCACCGTCGATCTCGGCATTCCTGATAACTGGACGCTGCAGGACGCGATCAACGCGCTCGATCACGGCAACCGTGTGTGGCGCCGCCCGATCGAGATCACCCCGCAGGGCGCGCCCGAGGGCGCGGAATCCGGCGTCTCCGGCTTTATTCTCGGCGCAGGGGCTTTCACCACCGCCACCCGCGCCGGGCAGAGCGCGCATCGGCTGGGCGCGTTCAACAGCCTCGCCGTCGCGGTAACGGCGGCCTGGGCGCTCACGCAATCGCTGTTTGCGAGCCGTTCCAACCCGTGGCGGCGCGGCGCGAAGATGCGCATCGGCCTTGGTGCGGGCGATGTCGCGATGGCGCATAGCGGCCACGGCGATCCGGAGATGCGGCAGGTGCTGTTTGCCTCGACGCTCGAACGCCTGCCCGCGGGCATCCGGCCGTTCGGCTTCCTCAAGAACGGGCTGAAGCTCGTCGCGGTTGACCAGATCTCGCGCCGCACCACGGCGCTGATCCCGCTGGCGGCGGCGGGCAAGATCCAGTCGGGCCTGCGTGAGCGCGGCATCCACCAGCTCGCCGCGAGCCAGTTCACCCTGTCGATCGACGATCAGTTCATCCTCGACGGAGAGGCCTTTCCGGCGGGCGACTATCTGGTCGGCCAGGGGCCGGAGCTTGCCTTCGTCAGCCCATGACGGTGGCTCCCGGCGCGCGGGATAGCGCGCTTCACCAGCGTATTGCGAACCAGCTTGCCGCGCCGGTCGATCCGGCAGTGGCGGGCTTTGCAGCGGCACTCGGCGCGGCGGCGGGGGCGCGGGCCGTGCTGTTCTACGGATCGAACCTGCGCACCCGCTCGCTCGACGGGGTGCTCGATTTCTATGTCCTGCTGCCCGGCCCCGCTGCGGACGAGCCCCGGATCTGGCCCACGGTGAGCTATCACGAGCGTCCGCACGCCGACGGCATCACCCTGCGCGCCAAGGTCGCCACCATGCGGCTGGAGACCTTCGCCAAGGCGGCGGGGGGCGAATTGACCGAAACCACCATCTGGGCGCGCTTCGTCCAGCCGAGCGGCCTGGTGTGGACCGCGGACGAGACAGCCGGCGATGACGTCACTGCCGCCATCGCATCGGCCTGCACCACGGCGGCAAGGCTCGCTGCGGCGCTCGGCCCTGACAGCGGCACGGCGGAGGATTACTGGCGCAGCTTGTTCCGCGCCACCTATGCTGCCGAATTCCGGGTCGAGAAGGGCGGGCGCGAGAACGACATTCTTGCCGTCAACGCCGCGCATTTTGCGGGCCTCCTGCCGCTGGCGCTGGAGGCGGGCGGGATCCCGCCACGCATGGCGGGCGAGCGCCTGTCGCCCGATCTGCCGCACTGGCAGCGCGGCGTTATCCTCAATTGGTGGCAGCGCCGCCGCCGGCTTGGCAAGCCGCTCAATCTGCTGCGCCTCGTCAAGGCCAGCACCACCTTCGAAGGCGCGGCGCGCTATGCCGCGTGGAAGATTGAGCGGCACACCGGCCTGCCGCTCGAAGTGACGCCGCTCAGTGAACGCTTCCCGCTGCTTGCCGCGCCCCGCGTGCTGTGGGCGCTCTGGCGTCACCGCCGCGCTAGCTCTGGTACTTCACCTGGATCGCGATCCGGGTGACGCCCGCTCCGGCAGAAAAGCGCGTCTTGGCGAGATCGGGCGCGCGCGGGATGCCGAGGAAGGTCTTCACCTCCGGATTGTTCGACATGCCTGCGCCATCGGACGAGAAATCCTTCTCGCGGTTGCCGTTGGCGTCATGCTGGACGACGATCGCGTAATCGCCTGCTGCGGGCAGCGGCACGCACACGCTCATCGCGCCCTTGCGCGGGGTCGTGTCGATGCGGTGGATGTAGCGGCGGCTTTTCAGCCAGTCGCTCTCCTTCGCGCGGTAGGTGCGCACGAACAGGTTGCCGCTCGCGGACTTCAGCCCCGTGATCTCCACCCGCACCGCCGGACCCTTGCCCGCCGCGCACAGGCTCATGTCATTGTCGATCTTGCCCCCGAGCGCCTGCGCGGCCAGCGGGCTGGCACCGGCAAGACCAAGCCCGAGCGCGGCGAGCGCGCCCAGCGGCAGAAGAGCGGTCATAGCGGCATTCATCGGCGGATCCTGAGACAATGGTGAGAGAGGCCGGGGCACGGGCGCTGGTTCGGTTTGCGCATGACTATCGCCCTGCTGGCAGACAAGGGCAATGGCAGGCTCTGGCTGAATTGCGGCTTAATCATGCGAATATCGGCGGATTTGCGCGATCTGGCGGGCCGCCGCCGTGGAAAACGGCGGTCTGGCGGGTGTCCCCCGATTCGCGCCTCCCGTATTGGAGTTAACACGCCGTCACAAAAGGCCCTGCGCCGCATCATGCCCACGCCGCTGATTTCGCCCTCGATCCTCTCTGCCGATTTCGCCCGGCTGGGGGAGGAAGTGCGCGCGGTGGATGCAGCCGGTGCCGACTGGATCCATATCGACGTGATGGACGGCCATTTCGTGCCGAACATCACCATCGGCCCGGATGTGGTGAAGGCCCTGCGCCCGCACACGACCAAGACCTTCGACGTCCACCTGATGATCTCGCCGGTCGACCCTTACCTTGAGGCTTTCGCGGCTGCCGGTGCGGACATCATCACCGTCCATCCCGAGGCCGGGCCGCATATCCACCGCACCCTCCAGGCTATCCGCGCATTGGGCAAGAAGGCGGGCGTGGTGATCAATCCCGGCACGCCGGTCGAGGTGCTCGACAACCTCATGGACATGGTCGATCTGGTGCTGGTGATGAGCGTCAATCCCGGCTTCGGCGGGCAGAGCTTCATTCCCTCGCAGCTCGCCAAGATCGCCCGCATCCGCGCGATGATCGAAGCCGAAGGGCGGCCGATCCACCTCGAGGTTGATGGCGGGGTCAATGCCGAAACCGCGCGCCTGTGTGTCGCGGCAGGGGCTGATGTGCTGGTGGCGGGTTCGGCTACGTTCAAGGGCGGGCCGGACGCCTATGCTGCCAATATCGCCGCCTTGAAGGGGATAGGGTGATGGCAACGCTGCTGCGCACCCCCGCAGGCCGCCGGGCCGATGCGCTGGTGGAGCGGGTGGTGGATGTTCCGGTGCTGACGCTGGCCGAAAGCCCTGCGCCTGCGGTTGAAGCGGCGCCCGCACCCCTGTCCGAAGAGCCGGGTCGCGCGCTGGCTCTCAGCGATGTGATTGCCGCGCCCGCGGGCCCGGGCGAGGCGCTGATCCGCTTTGCCTATCGCCTCGGGATTCCCGGCCACGCCTTGAGCCAGCCCTTCCGCCGTCCGCAGGCCTTGCGGGTGCTGGCGACCGTCGAAAGTCCCAATCGCGGCGACCGCGCGGCGGGCACGGCCCTTCGCGCCGGGCACTTCCTCGTCCTCGGCGCACGCCTGCCGATCGCGCAGCTCGATTTCACCGGCTCCGCCCGTCCGGCGCCGGCGCTGGAGCGGGTGCTCCATTCCTTCAGCTGGCTCGCCGATCTCGCCGCTGCCGCCCAGCGCGCCGACGCGATTCCCGTCGCCGAGCGGATCACCTCGCTGTGGCTCCATGCCCACAAGGAGCCCGGCAAGGGCCCCGCATGGGAGGTCGAGCACGCAGGCCTGCGCCTCCTCGCCTGGCTGGTCCACGCACCGCTGGTGCTGGCGGGCAATGACAAGAGTTTGAAGTCGCGCATGCTCGCCGCAATCGGCGAGACCGCCAGCTGGCTCGACAAGCGCGCGGGCCGCGAGGCGCCGGGGCTGGCGCAGGTGGCGGGCTGGGCGGGGATCGTCGCAGCCGGATTGCTGCTCCCCCACGGAAAGCCGCGCCGCCTTTATGGCGAGGCGGGCCTCGTCAAGGCGCTGGGCGACATGGTGGGCGAGGATGGCGGCGTGCTGTCGCGCTGCCCCGCCGCGCAGCTTGAGGCGATCCGCCTGCTGACCGATCTGATCGCCTGTTATGATGCGGTGCGGGTTGCGCCGCCGCCCGCGCTGCAAGTGATGCGCGAGCTGTTGGTGCCGCCGCTCCTCGCCCTGCGGCACGGCGACGGCGCGCTCGGCAACTGGCAGGGGCAGGCGGCGATCCCGGCAGACCGGGTGAATGCCGTGATCGAGGCTTCGGGCGTGCGCACCCGTCCGCTCGCCACCGCGCAGGGCTGGGGCTATCAGCGCATCAAGGCGGGCGACACGCTGGTGCAGTTCGATGCCGCCCCGCCGCCGCGTGCCCGCCATGTGCGCACCGGCTGCGCCTCCACGCTGGCCTTCGAGCTGTCCGACGGCCCGGCGCGGGTGATCGTCAATTGCGGCGGCGCGGCGCTTGCCGGAGGGCAGGTGCCCGCGCGCATCGGGCAGGGCCTGCGCGCCAGTGCTGCCTTCTCGACGCTGGTGCTCGACAACGCCAATTCCACCGCCGTCCTGCTCCACGGCCAGCTCGGCAAGGGGGTCGAGACGGTGGAACTTGAGCGCCGCATGGTCCCCGCCCGCGGCCGCGAGGCGACGCGGATCGAGGCTGCGCATGATGGCTATGCCGCGCGCTTCGGTCTCACCCACCAGCGCATCCTCACGCTTTCGGCCGACGGCACCGAGCTGGCGGGCGAGGATATCCTCGTCCCCGCCGCCAAGAACGGCAAGCGCGGCAAGATCGCCTTCGCGATCCGCTTCCACTTGGGGCGCGGGGTCGAGGTGCAGCTTTCGGGCGACAGGCGCGGGGCAAGTCTGCTGCTGCCTGACGGTCGGCTCTGGCAATTCCGGATGGGCGGCGATAGGGCGGGCGCCGGCGAGATCACCCTGTCTGCCGAGGACAGCCTGTGGGTCGACGGCGAAGGCCGCCCGCATGCCACCGAGCAGCTGGTGATCGAGGGACTGGCATTGCGCAGCGGGGGACAATTCTCCTGGCTGCTGAAGAAAACAGGATAGATTCCATCATGGTTGAAGGTGTGATCCGGCGGGCACTGTTGTCAGTGTCCGACAAGAGCGGTTTGGCTGATCTGGGCCGCGCTTTGGCGGAACGCGGCGTCGAGCTGGTAAGCACCGGCGGCACCGCAGGCTGCTTGCGCGATGCGGGCCTCAGCGTGAAGGACGTGTCGGACCTTACCGGCTTCCCCGAGATGATGGACGGGCGGGTGAAGACCCTCCACCCCACCGTGCATGGCGGCCTCCTCGCCCTGCGTGACAATCCCGAGCACGTCGCCGCGATGGAGGCCCACGGGATCGGCGCGATCGATCTGGTGGTGGTCAACCTCTATCCCTTCGAGGCGACCGTCGCCAAGGGCGCGAGCCGCGAGGAAGTGATCGAGAATATCGACATCGGCGGGCCGTCGATGGTGCGCTCGGCGGCGAAGAACCACGGCTTTGTGACGATCCTCACCGATCCGGCGGACTACGCCACCCTTGTCGAGGAAATGGACGCCAACGGCGGCGCCACAAGCCAAGCCTTCCGCACGCGGATGGCGGGCAAGGCCTATGCCCGCACCGCTGCCTATGATTCCGCGATTGCCAGCTGGTTCGCCTTCTCGCCTGCCGCTTCGGACGAGCCGACGCTGTTCCCCGAAACCCTCCCCCTCGCCTTCAAGCGGGCGGACACGCTGCGCTATGGCGAAAACCCGCACCAGTCGGCGGCGATCTACGTGCCGCAGGTGGCGGGCACCGCGGGGGTTCCGCAGGCCACGCAGTTGCAGGGCAAGGAACTCAGCTACAACAATCTGAACGATGCCGATGCGGCGCTGGAACTGGCGGCGGAATTCGCGGGCCAAGAGCCTGCCGTGGTGATCGTCAAGCACGCCAATCCTTGCGGCGTGGCGCAAGGCGGCTCGCTGCTGTCGGCATGGGAAGCGGCGCTCGCTTGCGATTCTGTTTCGGCCTTCGGGGGCATTGTTGCCGTCAACACCGAGCTTGATGCCGCCACCGCCGAGGCCATTTCGGCGATCTTCACCGAGGTGGTGATCGCGCCTTCGGTGAGCGCCGAAGCGCGCGAGATTTTCGCGAAGAAGAAGAACCTGCGCCTGCTCGAATGTGGGCAGCTTCCGAACCCGCGTCGCGGCGGGCTGGCGATGAAGACCATCGCGGGCGGCGTGCTGATCCAGTCGCGTGATGCCGGGGCGATTTCCGCCGACGATCTCAAGGTCGTCACCAAGCGTGCGCCGACGGCGCAGGAATTGAAGGACTGCCTCTTCGCCTGGACGGTGGCGCGGCACGTCAAATCCAACGCCATCGTCTATGCCAAGGACGGCGCGACCGCAGGCATTGGCGCAGGCCAGATGAACCGCCGCGATTCGGCGCGCATCGCCGCGATCAAGGCTGCCGAGGCCGCCGAGACCTATGGCTGGCCCGCCTCCCGCACGGTCGGCAGCGCGGTCGCCTCGGACGCCTTCTTCCCCTTCGCCGACGGACTGCTCGCTGCCGCCGAAGCGGGCGCGACCGCCGTGATCCAGCCGGGCGGCTCGATCCGCGACGACGAGGTGATCGCCGCCGCCGACGCAGCCGGCCTCGCGATGGTCTTCACCGGGATGCGGCATTTTAGGCACTGATTGTGTGGGAGGGCGCCTCCGCGCCCTCCTTCTCGCTGTGTTTCGATCCCTGCGGGATCGAGCAGCTGCGGCTCGGCCGCGTGGCCTCGCGGGCCTTTGGCCCGAACATCGCGATCCTACATTTGTTGCGCTAGCTGGCGCATGCCTCGCGGGGGTCAAAGCGGGCTCATCGCGGGGTCAAGTGCGCGCTAACTCGGGGTCAAACGGGGGCTAGCGGGGGTCTGGGAAATAGGATTTCCCGCGTCATTCTTCTGAAATCGAACAGTTTTCCTGCCCTGCCCGATGTTTCACGCCCAAAAAACCTCGCCGCCCGCTTTCCAGCCGCTTTGCACCCTATCGCGGGGGCTGTTCTGTAGGAAAGTGCTCTCGGCGCGGGCGCTGCTCTCGCTTGGCCGCATCCGCGCCACGGCCTGGCCTGTGCCCTCTTAAACGCAACTTTTCGCGGCCGTCTGCGTATCTACATCGCGGCCGCAAGCCTTGCTTCTGCCTGCCCGATCCGTTCATCGCGTCGCAATTCGGCGGCGGGCATGGGGGAGAGGACAGACACAAACCCGAATCACGAGCCCTCCCATGCGCCTCCCCTCTCCCGATCTCCTCCGCAACTTCGCATTCGGCTTCGCGCTTGGCGCGCTGATGGTGGCGGGGCTGAACGCGCATGGCTTTACCGGCGATCTCT is drawn from Erythrobacter sp. and contains these coding sequences:
- a CDS encoding acylglycerol kinase family protein, producing the protein MPTPIYEFAQIPRVDPADPVRSRKERPRAGGEAPVVGVIYNPRSHRNLGADFDCGLSPHVHIAQPGARAQLPAALAEFAARGIDLLVINGGDGTVRDVLTCGRPIFGDDWPAIAVLPKGKTNALTVDLGIPDNWTLQDAINALDHGNRVWRRPIEITPQGAPEGAESGVSGFILGAGAFTTATRAGQSAHRLGAFNSLAVAVTAAWALTQSLFASRSNPWRRGAKMRIGLGAGDVAMAHSGHGDPEMRQVLFASTLERLPAGIRPFGFLKNGLKLVAVDQISRRTTALIPLAAAGKIQSGLRERGIHQLAASQFTLSIDDQFILDGEAFPAGDYLVGQGPELAFVSP
- a CDS encoding DUF2141 domain-containing protein — protein: MTALLPLGALAALGLGLAGASPLAAQALGGKIDNDMSLCAAGKGPAVRVEITGLKSASGNLFVRTYRAKESDWLKSRRYIHRIDTTPRKGAMSVCVPLPAAGDYAIVVQHDANGNREKDFSSDGAGMSNNPEVKTFLGIPRAPDLAKTRFSAGAGVTRIAIQVKYQS
- the rpe gene encoding ribulose-phosphate 3-epimerase, whose translation is MPTPLISPSILSADFARLGEEVRAVDAAGADWIHIDVMDGHFVPNITIGPDVVKALRPHTTKTFDVHLMISPVDPYLEAFAAAGADIITVHPEAGPHIHRTLQAIRALGKKAGVVINPGTPVEVLDNLMDMVDLVLVMSVNPGFGGQSFIPSQLAKIARIRAMIEAEGRPIHLEVDGGVNAETARLCVAAGADVLVAGSATFKGGPDAYAANIAALKGIG
- a CDS encoding heparinase II/III-family protein; translated protein: MATLLRTPAGRRADALVERVVDVPVLTLAESPAPAVEAAPAPLSEEPGRALALSDVIAAPAGPGEALIRFAYRLGIPGHALSQPFRRPQALRVLATVESPNRGDRAAGTALRAGHFLVLGARLPIAQLDFTGSARPAPALERVLHSFSWLADLAAAAQRADAIPVAERITSLWLHAHKEPGKGPAWEVEHAGLRLLAWLVHAPLVLAGNDKSLKSRMLAAIGETASWLDKRAGREAPGLAQVAGWAGIVAAGLLLPHGKPRRLYGEAGLVKALGDMVGEDGGVLSRCPAAQLEAIRLLTDLIACYDAVRVAPPPALQVMRELLVPPLLALRHGDGALGNWQGQAAIPADRVNAVIEASGVRTRPLATAQGWGYQRIKAGDTLVQFDAAPPPRARHVRTGCASTLAFELSDGPARVIVNCGGAALAGGQVPARIGQGLRASAAFSTLVLDNANSTAVLLHGQLGKGVETVELERRMVPARGREATRIEAAHDGYAARFGLTHQRILTLSADGTELAGEDILVPAAKNGKRGKIAFAIRFHLGRGVEVQLSGDRRGASLLLPDGRLWQFRMGGDRAGAGEITLSAEDSLWVDGEGRPHATEQLVIEGLALRSGGQFSWLLKKTG
- the purH gene encoding bifunctional phosphoribosylaminoimidazolecarboxamide formyltransferase/IMP cyclohydrolase, which gives rise to MVEGVIRRALLSVSDKSGLADLGRALAERGVELVSTGGTAGCLRDAGLSVKDVSDLTGFPEMMDGRVKTLHPTVHGGLLALRDNPEHVAAMEAHGIGAIDLVVVNLYPFEATVAKGASREEVIENIDIGGPSMVRSAAKNHGFVTILTDPADYATLVEEMDANGGATSQAFRTRMAGKAYARTAAYDSAIASWFAFSPAASDEPTLFPETLPLAFKRADTLRYGENPHQSAAIYVPQVAGTAGVPQATQLQGKELSYNNLNDADAALELAAEFAGQEPAVVIVKHANPCGVAQGGSLLSAWEAALACDSVSAFGGIVAVNTELDAATAEAISAIFTEVVIAPSVSAEAREIFAKKKNLRLLECGQLPNPRRGGLAMKTIAGGVLIQSRDAGAISADDLKVVTKRAPTAQELKDCLFAWTVARHVKSNAIVYAKDGATAGIGAGQMNRRDSARIAAIKAAEAAETYGWPASRTVGSAVASDAFFPFADGLLAAAEAGATAVIQPGGSIRDDEVIAAADAAGLAMVFTGMRHFRH